The Halarchaeum grantii genome contains a region encoding:
- a CDS encoding PAS domain-containing sensor histidine kinase yields MDIPHAVAAGALDAASDALAVLDADGVVVAGNDEWASFAHFGATADAGTDYVSAVAATDAAGARVADALRAVLDGDESAHAEYERAADGTRRWYRFRAAAFDADGERYVRAEHATVTEQVVAEAAVRERDEALWSSAAVLNHDLRNRLTVASGWLDMLPDDEGDGPNPKERVANAIDRADATVVDAVEFLRVGRAGIAVAPVDVAALAHTAWSAVEPADATLDVRDPGTVTGDAALVRDALERVFENALTHAGPDVAVTVDAFERGGESGFYVADDGPGIEREKRERVLRLGGTTVEGGTGYGLPVVARIAARQGWHVAVTDAADGGTRVEFVTDPRAPQVRGELSDPRLSER; encoded by the coding sequence ATGGACATCCCCCACGCCGTCGCCGCCGGCGCCCTCGACGCGGCGAGCGACGCGCTCGCGGTGCTGGATGCCGACGGCGTCGTCGTCGCGGGAAACGACGAGTGGGCGTCGTTCGCGCATTTCGGCGCCACCGCGGACGCCGGAACCGACTACGTGAGCGCCGTGGCCGCCACCGATGCGGCCGGCGCGCGCGTCGCGGACGCGCTCCGCGCGGTACTCGACGGCGACGAGTCGGCGCACGCCGAGTACGAGCGCGCGGCCGACGGAACGCGACGCTGGTATCGCTTCCGCGCGGCGGCGTTCGATGCCGACGGTGAGCGCTACGTTCGCGCCGAACACGCGACGGTCACCGAGCAGGTCGTCGCCGAGGCGGCGGTGCGCGAGCGCGACGAGGCGCTGTGGTCGAGCGCCGCCGTGCTCAATCACGACCTCCGCAATCGCCTCACGGTCGCGAGCGGCTGGCTCGACATGCTCCCGGACGACGAGGGCGACGGCCCGAACCCGAAGGAGCGCGTCGCGAACGCCATCGACCGCGCGGACGCGACGGTCGTGGACGCCGTCGAGTTCCTCCGCGTCGGACGCGCCGGCATCGCGGTCGCACCCGTGGACGTCGCGGCGCTCGCACACACGGCGTGGAGCGCCGTCGAGCCCGCCGACGCGACGCTCGACGTCCGCGACCCCGGGACGGTCACCGGGGACGCCGCGCTCGTCAGGGACGCGCTCGAGCGCGTCTTCGAGAACGCGCTGACGCACGCCGGCCCGGACGTGGCGGTGACCGTCGACGCCTTCGAGCGCGGGGGCGAATCCGGGTTCTACGTCGCCGACGACGGCCCCGGAATCGAGCGCGAGAAGCGCGAGCGCGTCCTCAGACTCGGCGGCACGACGGTCGAGGGCGGGACGGGCTACGGCCTCCCGGTGGTCGCGCGAATCGCGGCCCGACAGGGCTGGCACGTGGCGGTGACGGACGCGGCGGACGGCGGGACCCGCGTCGAGTTCGTCACGGACCCGCGAGCGCCGCAGGTTCGCGGCGAACTCTCGGACCCACGGCTCTCGGAGCGATAG
- the folP gene encoding dihydropteroate synthase, translated as MRYDEAANFLLDLQRFRPRAGTEGVADLLSALDDPQRGPTYVQIAGSNGKGSTARMVESALREAGLDVGLYTSPHFDDLRERVRVNGRKVSEAAVREYVSEIEEYVTERAATGDSPTFFETITGLALWRFGTADVDVAVLEVGIGGKYDATSVVDPAASCVTSVTLEHTGIIGDTVAEIATDKAHVAPADAPLVTGARGDALDAVRDVAGDVVTVGPEAERDVRVTYEGAVSPAEAAVSVADASGTLNARIPLLGEHQASNAGIAATLVRQLVDVDDATLARGLRKAYWPGRFEVMGEDPLVVLDGAHNPGACEALADTLAEFDYDDLHLVVGAMHDKDHGGMAGALPDAATVRTCRPDSGRAEDQDALAVAFREAGAGEVTAMSSVEAAVERALEAAEAGDAVLVTGSLFTVAEARQRWTRTTVEKRADSLAESREHLERAHVTPAGAWRMRGKGVHRVVRSRVQKRQAQYLKEELLSLGGECAISGLNDQTRGMLDVVMMGTLAQFKRLCAKLDGQPYGLSVYADELRETLDIETSDEGTEYPWSGDSTAVMGILNVTPDSFHDGGEYEAVEDAVARAEEMVANGVDVIDVGGESTRPGADPVPAAEERARIVPVIERIADLDCLVSVDTMKAEVARAALEAGADILNDVTGLEDPEMRFVAAEHGAPLVVMHSLNAPVEPGADVHYDDVVEDVIDELRERVLLAEKAGLPREKIIVDPGIGFAKSVGQNFEILKRVDEFHALGCPVLVGHSHKSMFGAIDRYPDRGGHATVAGTAVAAERGADVIRVHDVAENVAAVRTVEAVRSGTRLDGADDPEPAGDGATNGGEGDE; from the coding sequence ATGCGCTACGACGAGGCCGCGAACTTTCTCCTCGACCTCCAGCGGTTCCGCCCGCGCGCCGGCACCGAGGGGGTCGCGGACCTCCTCTCGGCCCTCGACGACCCCCAGCGAGGCCCGACGTACGTCCAGATCGCGGGGTCGAACGGGAAGGGGAGCACCGCTCGGATGGTCGAGTCCGCGCTCCGCGAAGCCGGCCTCGACGTCGGACTCTACACGTCGCCGCACTTCGACGACCTGCGCGAGCGCGTCCGCGTGAACGGCCGCAAGGTCTCCGAGGCGGCGGTCCGTGAGTACGTCTCCGAGATAGAGGAGTACGTGACGGAGCGCGCCGCGACGGGCGACTCGCCGACGTTCTTCGAGACGATAACGGGGCTGGCGCTCTGGCGCTTCGGGACCGCCGACGTCGACGTCGCCGTCCTCGAGGTCGGCATCGGCGGGAAATACGACGCGACGAGCGTCGTCGACCCGGCGGCGTCCTGCGTGACGAGCGTGACGCTCGAACACACCGGCATCATCGGCGATACGGTCGCCGAGATCGCGACCGATAAGGCCCACGTCGCGCCCGCCGACGCGCCGCTCGTCACGGGCGCGCGCGGCGACGCGCTCGACGCGGTCCGGGACGTCGCGGGCGACGTCGTGACGGTCGGTCCCGAGGCGGAGCGCGACGTCCGCGTCACGTACGAGGGCGCGGTTTCGCCCGCGGAGGCCGCCGTCTCCGTCGCGGACGCGTCAGGGACGCTGAACGCTCGCATTCCCTTGCTCGGCGAGCATCAGGCGTCGAACGCGGGCATCGCCGCGACGCTCGTCCGGCAGCTCGTCGACGTCGACGACGCGACGCTCGCGCGCGGCCTGCGGAAGGCCTACTGGCCGGGGCGCTTCGAGGTGATGGGCGAGGACCCGCTGGTCGTCCTCGACGGCGCGCACAACCCGGGCGCGTGCGAGGCGCTCGCGGACACCCTCGCCGAGTTCGACTACGACGACCTCCACCTCGTCGTCGGCGCGATGCACGACAAGGACCACGGCGGGATGGCGGGCGCGCTCCCCGACGCCGCGACGGTGCGGACGTGTCGCCCGGATTCCGGGCGCGCGGAGGACCAGGACGCGCTCGCCGTCGCGTTCCGCGAGGCGGGCGCGGGCGAGGTGACGGCGATGAGCTCCGTCGAGGCCGCCGTCGAGCGCGCGCTCGAGGCCGCCGAGGCGGGCGACGCCGTGCTCGTCACGGGGTCGCTGTTCACCGTCGCGGAGGCGCGCCAGCGCTGGACACGCACGACCGTCGAGAAGCGCGCGGACTCGCTGGCGGAGTCCCGCGAGCACCTCGAACGCGCGCACGTCACGCCGGCGGGCGCGTGGCGGATGCGCGGAAAGGGCGTCCACCGCGTCGTCCGCTCGCGCGTCCAGAAGCGCCAGGCGCAGTACCTCAAAGAGGAGCTGTTGAGCCTCGGCGGGGAGTGTGCAATCTCGGGACTGAACGACCAGACGCGTGGAATGCTCGACGTCGTGATGATGGGGACGCTCGCGCAGTTCAAGCGCCTGTGTGCCAAACTCGACGGCCAGCCCTACGGGCTCTCCGTCTACGCGGACGAGCTCCGGGAGACGCTCGACATCGAGACGTCGGACGAGGGGACGGAGTACCCGTGGAGCGGCGACTCGACGGCCGTGATGGGCATCCTGAACGTCACCCCGGACTCGTTCCACGACGGCGGCGAGTACGAGGCCGTCGAGGACGCCGTCGCGCGCGCCGAGGAGATGGTGGCGAACGGCGTCGACGTCATCGACGTCGGCGGCGAGTCCACTCGCCCCGGTGCCGACCCCGTCCCGGCCGCCGAGGAGCGCGCGCGCATCGTCCCCGTCATCGAGCGCATCGCCGACCTCGACTGCCTCGTCAGCGTGGACACGATGAAGGCGGAGGTCGCACGCGCCGCCCTCGAGGCCGGCGCGGACATCCTGAACGACGTGACGGGCCTCGAGGACCCGGAGATGCGCTTCGTCGCCGCCGAGCACGGCGCGCCGCTCGTCGTGATGCACTCGCTGAACGCGCCCGTCGAGCCGGGGGCGGACGTCCACTACGACGACGTCGTCGAGGACGTCATCGACGAACTCCGCGAGCGCGTCCTGCTCGCGGAGAAGGCGGGACTGCCCCGCGAGAAGATCATCGTCGACCCCGGCATCGGCTTCGCGAAGTCCGTCGGCCAGAACTTCGAGATACTGAAGCGCGTCGACGAGTTCCACGCGCTTGGCTGTCCGGTGCTCGTCGGCCACTCGCACAAGTCGATGTTCGGCGCTATCGACCGGTACCCTGATCGGGGCGGGCACGCCACCGTCGCGGGCACGGCGGTCGCCGCCGAGCGCGGCGCGGACGTGATCCGCGTCCACGACGTCGCGGAGAACGTCGCGGCGGTGCGGACCGTCGAGGCCGTCCGGTCGGGGACGCGACTCGACGGGGCGGACGACCCGGAGCCGGCCGGTGACGGCGCGACGAACGGGGGTGAGGGCGATGAGTGA